One Tolypothrix bouteillei VB521301 DNA window includes the following coding sequences:
- the ppk1 gene encoding polyphosphate kinase 1, with translation MAKSKKTAHQINLRDSQYYLNRELSWLEFNKRVLHEACDPRTPLIERLKFLAIFSSNLDEFFMVRVAALKEQVEAKISLVTFDGRTPQQQLEEISMALRPLIAQQHEHFEKSLRPQLVEHGIHILDYINLSERQKNYLDKYYEEQIFPVVTPLAVDPSHPFPYISNLSLNLAVVLKNPETEEELFARVKVPTVLPRFLPLPLELGVQDSEKPAIWTGVPLEQAIAHNLESLFPGMNIQEYHMFRITRDADLELEEDEADDLLLAIEHELRKRRVGGSPLRLEIHSQTPESVRKRLLEDLELTENDVYQVDGLMGLKDLMFFMSIPVPELKDLPWKSVVPLRLQRIKEPIINSNLRELEEGKDFFSVIQEKDLLVHHPYQSFSSTVVRFITSAAYDPNVLAIKMTLYRTSFDSPILNALIAAAENGKQVSVLVELKARFDEENNIKWAKRLESVGVHVVYGLVGLKTHCKTVMVVRREQDRIRRYVHIGTGNYNPKTARLYTDLGLFSCNEDLGADVTDVFNFLTGYSRQKSYRLLLVAPVNMRDRFISLVHREIENVQNGLSGRIVAKMNSLVDPEIISVLYQASRAGVQIDLIVRGMCCLRPGLKDISENIRVISIVGRFLEHSRVYYFYNNGQEEIYIGSADWMPRNLDRRVEVITPILDPDIAKDLQEILGIMLADNRQAWELQQDGSYIQRHPAEDCPDASSQKILMNMASSINASTPNTVSTNTKKISSQLDN, from the coding sequence ATGGCAAAATCTAAGAAGACCGCTCATCAAATCAATCTCAGAGATTCACAATACTACCTTAACCGGGAGTTAAGCTGGCTGGAGTTTAATAAAAGGGTGTTACATGAAGCCTGTGACCCACGCACGCCTCTTATAGAACGTCTAAAGTTTCTGGCAATCTTTAGCTCTAATTTGGATGAGTTCTTTATGGTGCGCGTTGCTGCACTTAAGGAACAAGTAGAGGCAAAAATTAGCTTGGTGACTTTTGATGGTCGTACACCTCAACAGCAGCTTGAGGAGATTAGTATGGCTTTACGTCCATTAATTGCTCAGCAACACGAACATTTTGAAAAAAGCTTGCGACCCCAGTTGGTCGAACACGGAATCCATATTTTAGATTACATAAATCTCTCGGAAAGGCAAAAAAATTATTTAGACAAGTACTACGAAGAACAAATTTTTCCCGTTGTCACTCCTTTGGCTGTCGATCCGAGTCATCCTTTCCCTTATATCTCCAATCTCAGCCTCAATCTGGCTGTTGTGCTTAAAAATCCGGAAACAGAAGAGGAGTTGTTTGCTAGAGTTAAAGTCCCTACTGTTTTACCGAGATTTTTGCCTTTGCCACTTGAATTGGGAGTTCAAGATTCAGAAAAACCTGCTATTTGGACTGGTGTACCCCTAGAACAAGCAATTGCTCACAATTTAGAGTCTTTATTTCCTGGAATGAACATTCAGGAATATCATATGTTTCGCATCACTCGTGATGCAGATTTGGAATTGGAAGAAGATGAAGCTGATGATTTATTACTTGCCATTGAACACGAGCTGAGAAAGCGACGTGTTGGGGGTTCTCCTTTAAGGTTAGAAATACACTCTCAGACTCCTGAATCAGTCAGAAAAAGATTGCTAGAGGATTTGGAATTAACGGAAAACGATGTCTATCAAGTTGACGGTTTGATGGGGCTAAAAGATTTAATGTTCTTTATGTCAATCCCAGTCCCAGAACTGAAAGATTTACCGTGGAAGTCTGTAGTTCCTCTCCGCTTGCAACGGATTAAGGAGCCAATTATAAACTCCAACCTGCGAGAACTAGAGGAAGGAAAAGATTTTTTTTCAGTTATTCAAGAAAAGGATTTGCTCGTACATCATCCATATCAATCCTTTTCATCAACCGTTGTGCGGTTTATTACTAGTGCGGCATATGACCCCAATGTGTTGGCAATTAAGATGACTCTCTATCGGACATCTTTTGACTCGCCTATCCTCAATGCCTTAATTGCTGCTGCTGAAAATGGCAAGCAAGTTTCTGTACTGGTAGAACTTAAGGCGCGATTTGATGAAGAGAACAATATTAAGTGGGCAAAGCGTCTGGAAAGTGTTGGAGTTCACGTTGTTTATGGTTTGGTAGGTTTGAAGACTCACTGCAAAACTGTTATGGTCGTGCGGCGCGAACAAGATCGCATTCGTCGCTACGTACATATTGGAACTGGTAACTATAATCCAAAAACAGCACGACTGTATACAGACTTGGGATTATTTAGCTGTAATGAGGATTTAGGCGCTGATGTTACAGATGTTTTTAATTTTTTGACAGGATACTCTCGGCAAAAGTCTTACCGACTGCTGTTGGTGGCTCCCGTGAATATGCGCGATCGCTTTATTTCTTTGGTTCATCGAGAAATTGAAAACGTTCAGAACGGTCTGAGCGGGCGCATTGTTGCTAAGATGAACTCTCTTGTCGATCCTGAAATCATTTCGGTATTATACCAAGCATCTCGTGCAGGCGTACAAATTGACTTAATTGTCAGAGGTATGTGCTGTTTGCGTCCTGGTTTGAAAGATATTAGTGAAAATATTCGCGTAATCAGTATTGTAGGCCGTTTTCTCGAACACTCTCGCGTATATTATTTCTACAATAATGGACAGGAAGAGATTTATATTGGTAGTGCCGACTGGATGCCTCGTAACTTAGACCGCAGAGTAGAAGTCATTACTCCTATCTTAGATCCAGATATTGCTAAAGATTTGCAGGAAATTTTGGGAATTATGCTTGCAGATAATCGTCAAGCTTGGGAATTACAACAAGATGGTAGCTATATCCAAAGACACCCTGCTGAAGATTGTCCGGATGCTAGTTCGCAAAAAATTCTTATGAATATGGCTTCAAGCATCAACGCAAGTACTCCAAATACTGTAAGTACGAATACGAAGAAAATTTCATCCCAACTTGACAATTAG
- a CDS encoding ATP-binding protein, whose product MHTQPIVGANNNKLSYQLPRSLSVFETWSFGLTSHIGWISVAPGLCTALGANAIILCLPGVIVGILLNLQVQRLGKYWKDMSGGTPNYAARLLKNYSGLGRYVALGYFVGWVSVPVVYAIMLTDLIKVNLEPFGIACPEMALKIGFTCVVFVVAFSGTRALAILHLFLVVPSIVSLLAFCLQGLWWLSLSDGSSSFLHVIETKGSTSVQFVDWAKWYFIATWNIYSCETTASFVADSESPKDTLRFLTFASWLMPLIFLGCNWILAQPTTVTEQDNAYLSLLAVSQPFWGQFASILVTLLITFSSLLASASAVCILPRILYQLSLDGHISPVFAVVSKRGVLAPALVFTFLCSVLNLVWGDFTRIVVITNTGYLASITAFHLGLWLCRDRPEVRWAWLSLLFFILEAIVLTVGGLAWSWQDFLIGLLLPIIILVFDTAIRRIRLAPFHPRWWALRNNSQPTAFFKDFVAVQVIILLLLTCSGTTIGWFISTHLDKTFYTESTNLLIVLLATVAFIAVAIACWTTLPQIASIAEAREVAERRFITALDTVPDTVLVLDRNGVITQANPAAETLLGTIVNQLIGRYLDEFLSDLDNLPASWQSTSEHSLKNSPHRIVEATVSQRTNHQNQEYIVFLRDISDRKLAEDTLRHSEATLRQQATELEQTLKELQNTQSQLIQSEKMSSLGQLVAGVAHEINNPVNFIYGNLVHLENYTQDLLKLVQLYQQEYPNSTLDILKFIADIDLDFLQEDVPKTLNSMKVGAQRIREIVLTLRNFSRLDEAEMKPVDIHEGIESTLLILQNSLKEKSAQSEIEVLKEYDKLPPIECYAGQLNQVFMNILANAVDALRQQEAEWLQLKNEKYFSLITIQTRLEQNSHVTIRIKDNGPGMSPDVKNRLFDPFFTTKPVGKGTGLGLSICYQIVVEKHGGKLECISQPGQGTEFLIEIPIKQRVAIGK is encoded by the coding sequence ATGCATACTCAGCCAATTGTGGGTGCAAACAACAATAAATTGTCATACCAACTTCCCCGAAGTCTGAGTGTCTTTGAAACTTGGAGCTTTGGTCTGACTTCTCACATTGGATGGATTAGTGTAGCACCCGGTTTGTGTACAGCACTTGGAGCAAATGCAATAATCCTCTGTCTGCCTGGTGTGATTGTAGGCATTCTACTGAACTTGCAAGTGCAGCGTTTGGGTAAGTATTGGAAAGATATGTCAGGAGGAACACCTAACTACGCAGCACGGTTACTTAAGAACTATTCAGGGTTAGGTCGGTATGTAGCACTGGGATACTTTGTAGGATGGGTATCAGTTCCAGTGGTGTACGCGATTATGCTGACTGACTTGATAAAGGTAAATCTCGAACCATTTGGAATCGCGTGTCCGGAAATGGCGCTGAAAATTGGTTTCACCTGCGTTGTTTTTGTGGTTGCCTTCAGTGGTACTCGTGCTTTAGCAATATTGCATTTGTTTTTAGTTGTGCCTTCAATCGTGTCTCTACTTGCTTTTTGCTTGCAAGGTTTGTGGTGGTTGTCTCTCTCAGATGGCAGTTCCAGTTTTCTTCACGTTATAGAGACGAAAGGGAGTACGTCTGTACAATTTGTTGACTGGGCAAAGTGGTATTTCATTGCAACTTGGAATATCTACAGCTGTGAAACGACAGCTTCGTTTGTTGCTGACAGCGAATCCCCCAAAGACACTTTACGGTTTTTGACGTTTGCTTCTTGGCTCATGCCACTCATCTTTTTAGGATGCAATTGGATACTAGCTCAGCCAACAACAGTCACAGAACAAGACAACGCCTATTTGAGCCTTTTAGCAGTATCCCAGCCATTTTGGGGTCAGTTTGCTTCTATTTTAGTCACGCTGCTCATAACTTTTTCAAGCCTTCTCGCTTCCGCTAGCGCTGTTTGCATCTTACCCCGAATTTTGTACCAACTCTCTCTTGACGGACACATATCACCTGTATTTGCTGTTGTTTCAAAAAGAGGTGTTTTGGCTCCTGCATTGGTATTTACTTTTTTATGCAGTGTCTTGAATTTAGTTTGGGGAGATTTCACCAGAATTGTCGTGATTACAAATACGGGTTACCTAGCATCCATTACGGCATTTCATCTGGGGTTGTGGCTGTGTCGGGATAGACCAGAAGTACGATGGGCTTGGTTATCGCTATTGTTTTTTATTTTAGAAGCGATCGTCCTAACGGTTGGGGGCTTGGCTTGGAGTTGGCAAGATTTTCTCATCGGATTGTTATTACCCATCATTATTTTAGTTTTTGATACTGCAATCCGTCGCATTAGACTTGCGCCTTTCCACCCGCGCTGGTGGGCTTTGCGTAACAACAGTCAACCTACTGCTTTTTTCAAGGATTTTGTTGCCGTTCAAGTCATTATCTTACTGTTACTAACCTGTAGTGGTACCACAATTGGTTGGTTCATCAGTACTCATCTCGATAAAACTTTTTACACAGAGAGTACTAATTTATTAATTGTTTTACTGGCAACAGTTGCTTTTATTGCAGTTGCTATTGCTTGCTGGACGACATTACCACAAATTGCATCCATTGCTGAAGCCCGTGAAGTAGCAGAAAGACGATTTATCACGGCTCTCGATACTGTTCCCGATACGGTTCTTGTCTTAGATCGAAATGGTGTTATTACTCAAGCTAATCCTGCGGCTGAAACTTTATTAGGAACGATCGTCAATCAACTAATAGGGCGTTATCTAGATGAATTTCTCTCTGATTTGGATAATCTCCCTGCTTCTTGGCAAAGTACTAGCGAACATAGCCTAAAAAATTCTCCCCATCGAATCGTGGAAGCCACTGTTTCGCAACGCACCAATCACCAAAATCAAGAATATATTGTCTTTTTACGAGATATTAGCGATCGCAAACTTGCTGAAGACACGTTACGGCATTCGGAAGCCACCTTAAGACAGCAAGCCACTGAATTAGAACAAACCCTCAAAGAATTACAAAATACACAATCGCAATTAATTCAATCTGAAAAAATGTCCAGTCTCGGTCAACTTGTTGCCGGTGTTGCCCATGAAATCAATAACCCTGTAAATTTTATTTATGGAAATTTAGTTCATCTTGAAAATTATACTCAAGATTTATTAAAATTAGTCCAACTTTACCAACAGGAATATCCCAATTCAACTCTAGATATTCTTAAGTTTATTGCTGATATTGATTTAGATTTTTTGCAAGAAGATGTACCGAAAACTCTCAATTCAATGAAAGTAGGAGCACAACGCATTCGTGAAATTGTTCTGACTTTACGCAATTTCTCTCGTTTGGATGAAGCCGAGATGAAACCTGTTGATATTCATGAAGGAATTGAAAGTACTTTACTGATTTTACAAAATTCTTTAAAAGAAAAATCAGCACAATCAGAAATTGAAGTTCTCAAAGAATATGATAAATTACCGCCAATAGAATGCTATGCAGGACAATTAAATCAAGTTTTTATGAATATTTTGGCAAATGCCGTTGATGCTTTGCGCCAGCAGGAAGCGGAATGGTTACAACTGAAGAATGAAAAATACTTCAGTCTCATTACTATCCAGACACGTCTCGAACAGAATTCTCATGTCACGATCCGCATTAAAGACAACGGACCGGGAATGTCCCCAGATGTGAAAAACCGATTGTTCGATCCTTTCTTTACAACCAAACCAGTTGGCAAAGGAACTGGTTTGGGGTTATCAATTTGTTATCAAATTGTTGTGGAAAAGCATGGCGGTAAGTTAGAGTGCATCTCTCAACCGGGACAAGGGACAGAATTTTTGATTGAAATTCCTATTAAACAACGAGTGGCGATCGGTAAATAG